A single window of Rubripirellula lacrimiformis DNA harbors:
- the xerC gene encoding tyrosine recombinase XerC codes for MRREIAQFLTYLAQERNASDLTIKAYREDLFGLVDWLEATHGRVPHPDSLTPQDLRAFQSALQQAEYARATISRKLASLRSFYKFAMREGIANSNPAKPLRNPRRQRKLPHVLTNDEVGRLLLTPPANETSGLRDRAILETMYSAGLRVSELVGLRDGDVDADEQIVRVRGKGRKERIAPLGSYAIKAIHQYEQRRIRAPKTESLGRQAPVFVNRFGNILTTRSVGRMLEKYIGLAQLDSRTSPHTLRHSFATHLLDRGADIRSVQELLGHKSLATTQIYTHVSATNLRRVYEQAHPRAHIG; via the coding sequence ATGCGTCGCGAGATCGCACAGTTCCTGACTTATTTGGCTCAGGAACGCAACGCTTCGGACTTGACCATCAAAGCCTATCGTGAAGACCTCTTTGGTCTGGTCGATTGGTTGGAAGCGACTCATGGTCGGGTGCCACATCCCGACAGCCTGACGCCTCAGGACCTGCGTGCATTCCAATCAGCCTTGCAACAGGCCGAGTATGCGCGGGCAACGATTTCACGAAAGTTGGCTTCCCTGCGCAGCTTCTACAAGTTTGCGATGCGTGAAGGGATCGCCAACAGCAATCCGGCCAAGCCGCTTCGGAACCCGCGGCGACAACGCAAACTGCCGCATGTGCTGACCAATGACGAAGTCGGGCGACTGCTGCTAACGCCACCGGCAAACGAGACGTCGGGACTGCGTGACCGGGCGATCCTAGAAACCATGTATTCGGCAGGCCTGCGGGTCAGCGAATTGGTAGGACTGCGTGACGGCGACGTCGACGCCGACGAACAGATCGTCCGCGTCCGCGGTAAGGGTCGCAAGGAACGCATCGCACCATTGGGTTCGTATGCGATCAAAGCCATCCACCAATATGAACAACGTCGCATTCGCGCCCCCAAAACCGAATCACTCGGCCGCCAGGCCCCCGTGTTTGTCAACCGATTCGGCAACATCCTGACCACCCGCAGCGTCGGACGGATGCTAGAGAAATATATCGGTTTGGCACAGTTGGATTCACGGACCAGCCCGCACACCCTGCGTCACAGCTTTGCAACCCATCTGCTAGATCGCGGTGCCGACATCCGCAGCGTTCAAGAATTGCTTGGTCACAAGAGTTTGGCGACCACCCAGATCTACACGCATGTCAGTGCAACGAACCTGCGCCGCGTTTACGAACAGGCTCACCCTCGCGCCCACATCGGATAG
- a CDS encoding OmpP1/FadL family transporter — MKRYLLLGMGLFLALGMSGKAYSQGAIISAAGPVHRGMGGASTAAPISALGALYWNPATISGLEHSELEVGVDLLFTDHNVSSSVGPFGGSTDADPGTFPVPNFGWVHHLEDSPFTLGLGVNSVAGFKTSLPSDSTNPVLMPQPSGLGRISSEATFLQIAPVLSVILTDRLSVAAGPVITTAQVGLEPFVFDSANSNNTYSAGRATKYHWGGGFQAGMYYILNDAWHVGASYKSKAWMETFEFMGVDENGVARTLTTEIDLPTTVSLGLGFTGFDKWLFAADARFIDYENADGFGDRASYDATGKLNGLDWSSVFALALGAQRSINDRIYLRMGYTYNQNPIQNNESFFNLASPLIYEHMLSAGGSFKLNDKVSLNAGYSHYFENAVTGPIIQPGTGALAGSSVTNTMSADFLSFGILMRQ; from the coding sequence ATGAAAAGATACCTTTTGCTAGGTATGGGGCTATTTCTTGCGCTGGGTATGTCGGGCAAGGCATATTCGCAGGGCGCAATCATTTCCGCAGCAGGACCGGTCCATCGTGGGATGGGGGGGGCGTCCACAGCGGCGCCGATCAGCGCACTCGGTGCGCTCTACTGGAATCCCGCCACGATCAGCGGCTTGGAACATTCCGAGCTTGAAGTCGGGGTGGATCTGTTGTTTACCGATCACAATGTTTCGTCATCAGTAGGCCCCTTCGGCGGCAGCACGGATGCGGACCCAGGAACCTTCCCGGTTCCCAACTTTGGTTGGGTGCATCATTTGGAAGATTCCCCCTTCACGCTAGGGCTTGGGGTCAATTCGGTCGCCGGTTTCAAAACCAGCCTGCCATCGGATTCGACGAACCCGGTCTTGATGCCACAACCATCTGGTCTGGGACGCATCAGTTCCGAGGCGACATTCCTGCAAATCGCACCGGTTTTGTCGGTGATATTGACGGACCGTCTATCGGTCGCCGCGGGCCCCGTCATCACGACGGCCCAGGTCGGACTTGAACCGTTTGTGTTCGATTCCGCCAATTCAAACAACACGTATTCAGCGGGTCGGGCGACCAAGTACCACTGGGGTGGTGGGTTTCAAGCCGGGATGTACTACATCCTGAACGATGCCTGGCACGTTGGTGCTTCGTACAAGAGCAAAGCGTGGATGGAAACGTTCGAATTCATGGGTGTCGACGAAAATGGCGTCGCTCGCACACTGACGACTGAAATCGACCTTCCAACAACCGTCTCGCTGGGTCTCGGATTCACGGGTTTTGACAAATGGTTGTTTGCCGCCGATGCCCGATTCATTGATTACGAGAACGCAGACGGCTTTGGCGACCGCGCTTCCTATGATGCGACAGGAAAACTGAACGGATTGGACTGGAGCAGCGTGTTTGCCCTCGCGTTGGGCGCCCAGCGTTCGATCAACGACCGCATCTACCTGCGGATGGGTTACACCTACAACCAGAATCCGATCCAAAACAACGAGTCGTTTTTCAATCTGGCGTCACCGCTGATTTATGAACACATGCTAAGCGCTGGCGGTTCCTTCAAACTGAACGACAAGGTTTCGTTGAACGCTGGCTACTCGCACTACTTCGAAAACGCGGTCACAGGCCCGATCATCCAGCCGGGCACCGGAGCACTTGCCGGATCGTCGGTCACGAACACCATGTCGGCCGACTTTCTTAGTTTCGGAATCCTGATGCGGCAGTAG
- a CDS encoding SAM-dependent methyltransferase, with protein MVTLIRSGQEIDWDQDYSERVNPPLMTRLLHEAIPVLKEVGWRVTSVTEGGCQSELPLCQAATNQHGTHQAALISLSADYTGGLALASLLRGVPLSGIHRCTDDNSASLWLASMDVKYRNPSTGHLVGTCEIPPGVADTVRQRYFAGKRVLVTLPVTFTSNGELVAEAEMRYFAQPSIQLKPTKTNPRISPLFKQKLKASARMIAGLRASSDGPQIRVDQSHERQAAGPHGELLAKRLHGILPQLREMVLARTSHADETLRRIPGLRQVIILGVGLDMRPFRLSNELGNPTFFEIDLPEMLEERKRVVNEVPRSSSIVRHTIEADFKVDDLSERLLGHPDFDPKLPTAVIYEGCSMYFTAEENRAILHQISSLLHHRDSRVWCDMVTEAVVEGTVPSMEIVNFIQGMEELGERFIFGNNQPGEFLGSCGYSETQSTSVGTYVGSNDPVLSTYQFAVSQVFQR; from the coding sequence ATGGTTACGTTAATTCGTAGTGGGCAAGAGATTGATTGGGATCAGGATTACAGCGAACGAGTGAACCCCCCGTTGATGACACGATTGCTGCATGAAGCAATTCCGGTATTAAAGGAAGTGGGATGGCGAGTTACTTCGGTGACCGAAGGGGGGTGCCAGTCGGAACTACCTCTTTGCCAAGCGGCAACCAATCAACATGGCACCCATCAAGCCGCGTTGATTTCGTTATCGGCCGACTACACGGGCGGATTGGCTTTAGCATCTCTACTACGCGGCGTCCCCCTTTCGGGGATACACCGATGTACAGATGACAATTCTGCATCGCTATGGTTGGCATCGATGGATGTCAAATATCGCAATCCTAGTACCGGACATCTGGTTGGTACCTGCGAGATCCCACCGGGTGTGGCAGACACCGTACGTCAGAGGTATTTTGCGGGGAAACGTGTGCTGGTCACACTTCCGGTAACCTTCACGTCGAATGGTGAATTGGTGGCAGAGGCCGAGATGCGATATTTCGCACAGCCTTCGATTCAGCTGAAACCTACTAAGACGAACCCCCGCATTTCGCCGTTGTTCAAACAGAAGTTGAAGGCTTCGGCGCGGATGATCGCAGGGCTGCGGGCGTCATCCGATGGCCCACAGATTCGTGTTGATCAAAGCCACGAACGGCAAGCCGCCGGTCCGCATGGCGAACTATTGGCCAAACGATTGCATGGCATTTTGCCGCAACTTCGCGAGATGGTATTGGCCCGAACCAGCCATGCCGACGAAACGTTGCGTCGCATCCCTGGGCTACGGCAGGTAATCATCTTGGGCGTTGGTTTGGACATGCGACCGTTTCGTCTATCCAACGAACTGGGGAACCCGACGTTCTTTGAAATCGATCTACCGGAGATGCTTGAAGAACGCAAACGAGTGGTCAACGAAGTCCCACGCAGTTCTTCGATCGTTCGGCATACGATTGAAGCGGACTTTAAAGTCGACGATCTATCCGAGCGTTTGCTAGGACATCCGGATTTCGATCCCAAATTGCCGACCGCGGTCATTTACGAGGGATGTTCGATGTACTTCACCGCCGAAGAAAATCGCGCCATCCTTCATCAGATTTCCAGCCTGCTGCATCATCGCGATAGTCGCGTGTGGTGTGACATGGTGACGGAAGCGGTTGTCGAGGGAACGGTACCATCGATGGAAATTGTGAACTTCATCCAAGGGATGGAAGAATTGGGCGAGCGGTTTATCTTCGGGAACAACCAGCCGGGTGAATTCCTTGGTAGTTGCGGTTACTCGGAAACCCAGTCGACATCGGTGGGGACCTACGTCGGCTCCAACGACCCCGTATTATCGACCTATCAGTTCGCCGTTTCGCAAGTCTTCCAGCGATGA